A region of Dermabacter vaginalis DNA encodes the following proteins:
- a CDS encoding inorganic phosphate transporter produces the protein MLAWSIVALAVVWAFANGAQDAPNAVTTTIVTRVLPERLALTYAAIMNGAGAMFGLVSMVFLHFSLVRVVGVPEALLSEPRALGLALVCGLSTAIACLFIGWWRGVPLSGWVTTLAAFAGAFTGALGDIRQLGDIAVLFLLVLIGPLLGFALSFALTRAVSRSQAKRRLTTETVRWTQTLTAGLVAFGHGLSNIRLPLGIVVVALAALGGSGTRVSQLHGLESDGPLGHLLSAHAGMSTLPLWIALLLAGAMALGTFVGGREIVRTLGRRLTDLTVSQGLAAETSTAVLLYGASVWLGFPVSSSFTIVGSIVGSSLAVSRKSVAWNLLGRIALWWVLTPLACAGIAWGAVLLVLP, from the coding sequence ATGCTCGCGTGGAGCATCGTTGCTCTTGCGGTGGTGTGGGCCTTCGCGAACGGCGCCCAGGACGCCCCGAACGCGGTCACGACGACGATCGTCACACGTGTTCTCCCCGAGCGGCTCGCCCTCACCTACGCGGCCATCATGAATGGTGCGGGCGCAATGTTCGGCCTCGTGAGCATGGTGTTTTTACATTTCTCACTCGTGCGGGTTGTGGGCGTTCCCGAGGCACTCCTTTCTGAACCTCGCGCCCTTGGCCTCGCGCTCGTGTGCGGCCTATCGACCGCGATCGCATGCCTATTCATAGGCTGGTGGCGGGGCGTTCCCCTCTCAGGTTGGGTGACGACGCTCGCGGCCTTCGCGGGGGCGTTCACTGGTGCCCTCGGCGACATACGCCAGCTTGGCGACATCGCTGTGCTGTTTCTCCTCGTCCTCATCGGCCCCCTCCTCGGCTTTGCCCTCAGCTTCGCTCTCACCCGGGCCGTAAGCCGCTCACAAGCCAAGCGCCGCCTCACAACCGAGACGGTGCGATGGACGCAGACCCTCACCGCGGGGCTCGTGGCCTTCGGGCATGGGCTTAGCAATATCCGCCTCCCGCTCGGGATCGTAGTTGTCGCGCTCGCAGCCCTCGGTGGGTCGGGCACGCGCGTTTCGCAGCTGCACGGATTGGAGTCCGACGGTCCCCTCGGCCACCTTCTTTCCGCGCATGCGGGAATGTCCACCCTGCCACTATGGATTGCGTTGCTTCTTGCGGGAGCGATGGCGCTCGGGACTTTCGTGGGGGGCCGCGAGATCGTGCGCACTCTTGGCCGGCGCCTCACCGACCTCACGGTGAGCCAGGGCCTAGCTGCGGAAACATCAACCGCGGTGCTCCTGTATGGCGCGAGTGTGTGGCTCGGCTTCCCCGTCTCGTCGTCGTTCACGATCGTCGGTTCAATCGTCGGCTCCTCCCTCGCGGTATCGAGGAAGTCGGTCGCGTGGAATCTGCTCGGGCGCATCGCCCTGTGGTGGGTGCTCACGCCGCTCGCGTGTGCGGGGATCGCGTGGGGTGCCGTTCTTCTTGT
- a CDS encoding DUF47 domain-containing protein, whose amino-acid sequence MPLFSLPREKSVYHIFTDLAQCVQASSETLAEALALEGQARQEAFERLQAHAIDAAELNHRIANRLSTSLITPFQADALHGVASAMKLCVTEMERTADLTVRLNLGMLPNRLLEILSVIERAAELVVQCAWKLENPKQLSAFDEDMRRLATHASEHSRTAIAELWENYTQPSDFPVAARTREVIGALECVQLAFQNLSRCVDLLRVKDI is encoded by the coding sequence ATGCCGCTGTTTTCCCTACCTCGCGAAAAGTCCGTGTATCACATCTTCACGGACCTCGCGCAGTGCGTGCAGGCAAGCTCCGAGACCCTCGCGGAAGCTCTCGCGCTTGAGGGCCAAGCGCGACAAGAGGCGTTCGAGCGCCTCCAGGCGCACGCCATCGATGCCGCCGAACTCAATCACAGGATCGCGAACAGGCTCTCCACTAGCCTCATCACTCCGTTTCAGGCCGATGCCCTTCACGGTGTCGCCTCCGCCATGAAACTTTGCGTCACTGAAATGGAGCGTACGGCCGACCTCACCGTGCGGCTCAACCTCGGCATGCTCCCCAATCGCCTTCTCGAGATCCTCTCGGTCATCGAGCGCGCCGCGGAACTCGTGGTGCAGTGCGCGTGGAAGCTCGAGAACCCGAAGCAGCTCTCGGCATTTGATGAGGACATGCGACGCCTCGCGACCCACGCCTCTGAGCATTCCCGCACGGCGATTGCCGAGCTGTGGGAGAACTACACGCAGCCGTCTGACTTCCCCGTTGCGGCCCGCACACGCGAGGTGATCGGTGCGCTTGAGTGTGTGCAGCTTGCTTTCCAGAACCTTTCGCGCTGCGTCGATTTGCTGCGCGTCAAGGACATCTGA
- a CDS encoding DUF4126 domain-containing protein — protein MDAFMMTLSSGVVSGVRPYLMLFVLGLSGRLLEIQEIPQVMQRTDVLVITAVLVIVDFLADKVQFLDSVWDGINTFVRPVAGGAIGFLLGGETDTTTAVIYAIVGTGAALGTHGAKAATRAAVNVSPEPVSNVLVSVIEDVGAVVLAILAVLLPILAGIAAVLILIAAIVAIVVLVRFVRKWCARREARNGAVPEGTAPPLK, from the coding sequence GTGGATGCTTTCATGATGACCTTGAGTTCGGGTGTCGTGAGCGGCGTGAGGCCGTACCTCATGCTGTTCGTGCTCGGTCTTTCGGGGCGACTTCTCGAAATTCAAGAGATTCCGCAAGTCATGCAGCGCACCGACGTGCTCGTGATTACCGCGGTCCTCGTGATCGTTGATTTTCTCGCGGATAAAGTCCAGTTCCTGGACTCGGTGTGGGACGGCATTAACACGTTTGTGCGCCCCGTTGCCGGCGGCGCGATCGGTTTCCTGCTCGGCGGCGAAACAGACACGACGACGGCGGTGATTTACGCCATCGTGGGCACTGGTGCAGCACTCGGCACGCACGGGGCGAAGGCCGCAACCCGCGCGGCGGTCAATGTTTCGCCCGAGCCGGTCTCAAACGTGCTCGTGAGCGTGATTGAGGACGTTGGCGCGGTGGTCCTCGCGATTCTCGCGGTGCTGCTTCCGATCCTTGCGGGCATCGCCGCAGTGCTGATTTTGATTGCGGCGATCGTGGCGATCGTTGTGCTCGTGCGGTTCGTGCGCAAGTGGTGCGCGCGCCGGGAGGCAAGAAACGGGGCGGTACCCGAAGGCACCGCCCCACCATTGAAGTAA
- a CDS encoding M3 family metallopeptidase, with amino-acid sequence MSEEATVTSNPLLEASALPYNLPDFAAIRDEHYLPAIEQGLREAREAYAAIANDASEPTFENVVAVLDQPSRTLNRAATVFYNVASADGTEPLLEIESKVSELLTELDNELHLNPRIFERLNAVYESRESAGLSAEQVRLTEKFHQRFTLAGAALSEEQREDLAKLNLEISKAQTEFSQQVTRDMNAAALHLTNEDELAGLSEDSKAAARAAKDAGREGWLLTFILPTNQPALSSLTNRDVRKRLYEASIERGDRTWQMAAEIAALRARKAAMLGFEDFASLAVADRTARTTAAVDELFAKTSEPAMTNADREAEKIAARAKRDGIDTLEPWDWAFYSDKVKAEEFSVDTAALRPYFALDRVVEDGVFYAAEKLYGITFKRREDLVGYHPEVKVWEVFDESGEGLGLFLGDYFTRDTKRGGAWMNNIVDQSLSEGTKPVVVNNLNISAPADGDMALVSLDEVSTLFHEFGHALHGLFSNVTYETLSGLTVERDIVEYPSQVNEMWMFHPEILPNYAKHVETGEVVPQELIEAVTASQQWGEGFGTVEYLRAAALDWAWHRLPASLEAEPIEDPVVFEQASLEDAGLMHPLVESRYRTSYLNHTFSGGYAAGYYSYLWAEVFDADTVAWYEENGGLTRENGDKFRTHVLSIGATRPIPEAFREMTGREARYEPLLKRRGLI; translated from the coding sequence ATGAGTGAAGAAGCAACAGTGACGTCAAATCCGCTCCTCGAGGCATCAGCCCTCCCCTACAACCTTCCCGACTTTGCCGCGATCCGCGACGAGCACTACCTGCCCGCGATCGAACAGGGGCTTCGCGAAGCACGCGAGGCCTACGCCGCGATCGCGAACGACGCCTCGGAACCAACCTTTGAGAACGTCGTCGCCGTGCTCGACCAGCCGAGCCGCACCCTGAATCGTGCCGCGACCGTGTTCTACAACGTTGCGAGCGCCGATGGCACCGAGCCTCTTCTCGAGATCGAGTCAAAGGTCTCAGAGCTGCTCACCGAGCTCGACAACGAACTGCACCTCAACCCGCGGATCTTCGAGCGCCTCAACGCCGTGTACGAGAGCCGCGAATCGGCGGGCCTGAGCGCCGAGCAGGTGCGCCTCACCGAGAAGTTCCACCAGCGTTTCACGCTTGCGGGTGCAGCCTTGAGCGAGGAGCAACGCGAGGACCTCGCGAAGCTCAACCTTGAGATTTCGAAGGCGCAAACCGAGTTCAGCCAGCAGGTCACGCGCGACATGAATGCCGCCGCTCTCCACCTGACGAACGAGGACGAGCTCGCGGGGCTAAGCGAGGATTCCAAGGCCGCCGCCCGCGCCGCGAAGGACGCCGGCCGCGAGGGCTGGCTCCTCACGTTCATCCTCCCCACGAATCAGCCGGCGCTCAGCTCGCTCACGAATCGCGACGTACGCAAGCGCCTGTACGAGGCGAGCATCGAGCGCGGCGATCGCACGTGGCAAATGGCCGCCGAAATCGCTGCTCTGCGCGCCCGCAAGGCGGCGATGCTCGGCTTCGAGGATTTCGCCTCGCTCGCCGTTGCCGATCGCACGGCCCGCACCACCGCCGCGGTCGATGAGCTGTTCGCCAAAACCAGCGAGCCCGCCATGACGAACGCCGACCGCGAAGCTGAAAAAATCGCGGCCCGCGCGAAACGAGACGGCATCGACACTCTCGAGCCGTGGGACTGGGCCTTCTACAGCGACAAGGTCAAGGCCGAGGAGTTTAGCGTGGACACCGCGGCTCTGCGCCCCTACTTCGCGCTTGATCGCGTGGTCGAGGACGGCGTGTTCTATGCCGCTGAGAAGCTCTATGGCATCACCTTTAAGCGCCGCGAGGATCTCGTGGGCTACCACCCCGAGGTCAAAGTGTGGGAGGTCTTCGACGAAAGCGGCGAGGGGCTCGGCCTGTTCCTCGGCGACTATTTCACACGCGACACGAAGCGCGGCGGCGCATGGATGAACAACATCGTTGACCAGTCGCTCTCGGAGGGCACGAAGCCCGTCGTCGTCAACAACCTCAACATCAGCGCCCCCGCCGATGGCGATATGGCGCTCGTGTCGCTGGATGAGGTGAGCACGCTCTTCCACGAGTTCGGGCATGCCTTGCACGGCCTCTTCTCGAACGTCACGTACGAGACTCTCTCGGGGCTCACGGTCGAGCGCGACATCGTCGAGTACCCGAGCCAGGTCAACGAGATGTGGATGTTCCACCCGGAGATCCTGCCGAACTACGCGAAGCACGTTGAGACCGGCGAGGTCGTTCCGCAAGAACTCATCGAGGCCGTGACCGCCTCGCAGCAGTGGGGCGAAGGCTTCGGCACCGTCGAGTACCTGCGCGCAGCGGCCCTCGACTGGGCGTGGCACCGCCTGCCCGCCTCTCTCGAGGCCGAGCCGATCGAGGATCCGGTCGTGTTCGAGCAGGCCTCGCTCGAAGACGCGGGACTCATGCACCCGCTCGTCGAGTCACGCTACCGCACGAGCTATCTCAACCACACGTTCTCGGGTGGCTACGCGGCCGGCTACTACTCCTACCTGTGGGCCGAAGTCTTCGATGCCGACACGGTTGCGTGGTACGAGGAGAACGGCGGGCTGACGCGCGAAAACGGCGACAAGTTCCGCACACACGTGCTCTCGATCGGCGCAACGCGCCCGATCCCCGAGGCGTTCAGGGAGATGACGGGCCGCGAGGCACGCTACGAGCCGCTTCTCAAGCGACGCGGCCTCATCTAG
- a CDS encoding alpha-galactosidase encodes MSLARTAHSPAASRSFRAFRTCENRALETESALYLSRAGVGIVLDLTEGRMPAVAYWGSDLGELTSDELDLILEAATVAPNQNALDIPPRTGLLPQDADGWLGEPGLLGGRDNGAGFAPRLGLTAHTLEHNVSDGSGEKDSLTLTLEDATLGLEVTLTFELLNSGLVRMRGTLTNRGEGTYRLQSFTMALPVPSEANEILDFAGRWTREREPQRLPVRVGQHLRENRRGRTGADSAFLMHVGERGFSYSSGEVWALHTGFSGQHRHIVERTSAGETILAGGEGLFAGEVVLAENESYESPFVYASHGVGLDEVAQRFHAWLRSRENHVDTQRPVTLNVWEAVYFDHDLERLKDLADRAAELGVERYVLDDGWFGDRRDDYAGLGDWVVSEDVWPNGLTPLIEHVKGLGMQFGLWFEPEMVNEDSNVAREHPEWIMGTTMERLPEQSRHQQVLNLAIPEAYAHVRDQMVQILENNDIDYLKWDHNRDLIEAGFRETGQPATHAQTLAAYRLFDELKERFPGLEIESCSSGGARVDLGVLERTDRVWVSDCIDPLERQMMNRWTNQLIPLELMGSHVASGASHTTGRLHSIGYRAATALFGHLGIEWDLRLATEEEMAELREWVQLYKEVRDLLFTGDRVRVDLGDESVALHGVVASDASKALFAFTALSRSDANQTGRLYFPGLDDDARYKFDVVMPGAKPSGYVPSPVMSNASGFLAPTPGNARDYERLNAELHDRGITDQVLSGRAWANIGITAPILNPENTVLFQLTRVS; translated from the coding sequence ATGTCTCTCGCCCGCACCGCCCACTCCCCCGCCGCCTCGCGCTCCTTCCGCGCGTTCCGCACCTGTGAAAACCGCGCCCTCGAAACCGAAAGCGCCCTCTACCTGAGCCGCGCGGGAGTGGGCATCGTCCTCGACCTCACCGAGGGGCGCATGCCTGCCGTCGCCTACTGGGGCTCCGACCTCGGCGAGCTCACGAGCGACGAGCTGGACCTCATCCTCGAGGCAGCCACGGTCGCCCCCAACCAAAATGCCCTCGACATTCCACCCCGCACTGGCCTTCTTCCCCAGGACGCCGACGGCTGGCTCGGCGAGCCAGGCCTCCTTGGCGGGCGCGATAACGGGGCCGGCTTCGCCCCGCGGCTTGGCCTCACGGCACATACGCTCGAGCACAACGTATCCGACGGTTCCGGCGAAAAAGACTCTCTTACTCTCACGCTCGAAGACGCCACGCTTGGCCTCGAGGTCACGCTCACCTTCGAACTTCTGAATTCGGGCCTCGTGCGCATGCGCGGCACCCTCACGAATCGTGGAGAAGGCACCTACCGGCTACAGTCGTTCACGATGGCGCTCCCGGTGCCGTCGGAAGCGAACGAGATCCTTGACTTTGCTGGCCGCTGGACCCGCGAGCGCGAACCCCAGCGCCTCCCGGTGCGCGTGGGTCAGCACCTGCGTGAAAATCGCCGAGGCCGCACGGGCGCCGATTCGGCGTTCCTCATGCACGTGGGCGAGCGCGGCTTCAGCTATTCCTCCGGTGAAGTGTGGGCGCTGCACACGGGCTTTTCCGGCCAGCACAGGCACATTGTGGAGCGCACGAGCGCGGGCGAGACGATCCTTGCGGGCGGCGAAGGGCTTTTCGCGGGCGAGGTTGTACTCGCGGAAAACGAGAGCTATGAATCGCCGTTCGTGTACGCGAGCCACGGCGTGGGACTCGACGAGGTCGCGCAGCGCTTCCACGCGTGGCTGCGCTCGCGCGAAAACCACGTGGATACGCAGCGCCCCGTGACGCTCAATGTGTGGGAGGCCGTGTATTTCGATCACGATCTCGAGCGGCTCAAGGACCTCGCGGATCGCGCTGCCGAACTCGGCGTTGAGCGCTACGTTCTCGACGATGGCTGGTTCGGCGATCGCCGCGATGACTACGCGGGCCTCGGCGACTGGGTCGTGAGCGAGGACGTGTGGCCAAATGGCCTCACGCCACTCATCGAGCATGTCAAGGGCCTCGGCATGCAATTTGGCCTGTGGTTCGAGCCCGAGATGGTGAATGAGGACTCGAACGTGGCGCGCGAACACCCCGAATGGATCATGGGCACCACGATGGAGCGCCTGCCCGAGCAGTCGCGCCACCAGCAGGTTCTCAACCTCGCGATTCCCGAGGCGTATGCACACGTGCGCGATCAGATGGTCCAGATCCTCGAGAACAACGACATCGACTACCTCAAGTGGGATCACAACCGCGACCTCATCGAGGCGGGTTTCCGCGAGACCGGTCAGCCGGCAACCCACGCGCAGACCCTCGCCGCGTATCGCCTGTTTGACGAGCTGAAGGAGCGCTTCCCAGGTCTCGAAATCGAATCATGCTCCTCGGGCGGCGCGCGCGTGGATCTCGGCGTTCTCGAACGCACGGATCGCGTGTGGGTCTCGGACTGCATCGATCCGCTCGAGCGCCAAATGATGAACCGCTGGACGAACCAGCTCATCCCGCTCGAGCTCATGGGTTCGCACGTCGCCTCGGGTGCCTCGCACACCACGGGTCGCCTCCACTCGATCGGCTACCGCGCTGCAACAGCGCTCTTCGGTCACCTCGGCATCGAGTGGGATCTGCGCCTCGCAACCGAGGAGGAAATGGCGGAGCTTCGCGAGTGGGTTCAGCTTTATAAGGAGGTGCGCGATCTGCTCTTCACGGGTGATCGGGTGCGCGTGGACCTCGGCGACGAGTCGGTCGCGCTACACGGCGTGGTGGCGTCCGACGCTTCCAAGGCCCTCTTCGCCTTCACCGCGCTTTCGAGGAGCGACGCCAACCAAACTGGTCGCCTCTACTTCCCGGGACTTGACGATGACGCACGCTACAAGTTCGACGTCGTGATGCCGGGTGCGAAGCCGTCGGGCTACGTCCCCTCGCCCGTCATGAGCAACGCCTCGGGCTTCCTCGCTCCCACGCCGGGCAATGCGCGCGACTACGAGCGCCTCAATGCCGAACTCCACGATCGCGGCATCACGGACCAGGTGCTGAGCGGTAGGGCGTGGGCAAACATCGGAATCACAGCCCCGATCTTGAACCCCGAAAACACGGTGCTGTTCCAGCTCACACGCGTGAGCTGA
- a CDS encoding pyridoxal phosphate-dependent aminotransferase has product MEFTQAAKLQNVLYDIRGPVLDEAARMENEGHRILKLNIGNPAPFGFETPDEILVDFIRQAHVSQGYTDSKGIVAARRAVAQHYQTRGLPGLRLDDIYLGNGVSELIQLTAQALVNDGDEVLIPMPDYPLWTACVTLAGGTPVHYRLDEDDEWLPDLTDIADKVTPRTKAIVVINPNNPTGAVYTKENLQGIVDIARKHGLMILADEIYDKILYDDATHTSIASLAPDLFTITYNGLSKAYRVAGFRAGWMVLYGPKDHAKGFIEGLDMLSNMRLCANAPAQHVIPTALGGYQTINDLVAPGGRLREQRDVAYESLARIPGVSVKKAKGALYMFPKLDLDMYKIEDDEEFALGLLRQKKILITKGTGFNIPTHDHFRVVTLPDVDVLENAIDRIADYLEGIRR; this is encoded by the coding sequence ATGGAATTCACGCAGGCGGCGAAGCTACAGAACGTCCTCTACGACATCCGCGGGCCGGTCCTCGACGAGGCCGCGCGCATGGAGAACGAGGGGCACCGCATCCTCAAGCTCAACATCGGCAACCCCGCACCATTCGGCTTCGAAACGCCCGACGAAATCCTCGTGGACTTCATCCGCCAGGCGCACGTTTCCCAGGGCTACACCGACTCCAAAGGCATCGTTGCGGCTCGCCGCGCCGTCGCCCAGCACTACCAAACCCGGGGCCTGCCGGGGCTGCGGCTTGACGACATCTACCTCGGCAACGGCGTGAGCGAGCTGATCCAGCTCACCGCGCAGGCCCTCGTGAACGACGGCGACGAGGTGCTCATCCCGATGCCCGACTACCCGCTGTGGACGGCATGCGTCACCCTCGCGGGTGGCACCCCCGTGCACTACCGCCTCGATGAAGACGACGAGTGGCTTCCCGACCTTACCGACATTGCCGATAAGGTTACGCCGCGCACCAAGGCCATCGTCGTGATCAACCCGAATAACCCCACCGGTGCGGTGTACACGAAAGAGAACCTTCAGGGGATCGTGGACATCGCCCGTAAGCATGGGCTCATGATCCTCGCCGACGAGATCTACGACAAGATCCTCTACGACGATGCGACCCACACCTCGATCGCCTCACTCGCCCCCGACCTCTTCACGATCACCTACAACGGCCTGTCCAAGGCCTACCGCGTTGCGGGCTTCCGTGCCGGCTGGATGGTGCTGTACGGACCGAAAGACCATGCCAAAGGCTTCATCGAAGGCCTTGACATGCTCTCCAACATGCGCCTTTGCGCGAACGCCCCCGCGCAGCACGTGATCCCCACGGCGCTCGGCGGCTATCAAACGATCAACGATCTCGTGGCCCCGGGTGGGCGCCTGCGCGAGCAGCGCGACGTCGCCTACGAATCCCTCGCACGGATCCCCGGCGTGAGCGTGAAGAAAGCCAAGGGCGCCCTATACATGTTCCCGAAGCTCGACCTCGACATGTACAAGATCGAGGACGACGAGGAATTCGCGCTCGGCCTGCTTCGCCAGAAGAAAATTCTCATCACAAAAGGCACGGGATTCAACATCCCCACGCACGATCACTTCCGAGTCGTGACCCTGCCGGACGTGGACGTGCTCGAAAACGCGATCGACCGTATCGCCGACTACCTCGAGGGAATCCGCCGCTAG
- a CDS encoding FAD-dependent oxidoreductase, producing MSSTFTDIPFRIAVIGSGPAGVYAAETFNKTPHVKKGRLKIEVDIFDALPTPFGLIRYGVAPDHPRIKGITTALHRILNRRDMRFFGNVAFGKDLSLEDLRERYDAIIFATGALKDAQLDIPGIDLEGSFGAADFVAWYDSNPDYPREWNLDAESVAVIGNGNVALDVSRMLVKSADELLATEIADNVYEGLTASRVTDVHVFGRRGPAQAKFSPLETRELAHPKGVQVVLDERDFAQISDEEWERIRADKRIDQVVSTFEGWLEEQKKREESGAEPTDRDGGEVKRRLHLHFWHRPVEVLGEDGRVTGMRFERTRLTADGSLEGTGEMVEYDVQQVYRAVGYFGSELPGVPYDPVRGVIHNDEGRVTTAEGEAVPACYANGWIKRGPVGLIGATKSDAIETVTHMIEDIEGGVLEPCPDRDPNSIVHLLDERGIRYVDWDGWLRLHDHEIQEGAKRQDSDGSPRPSLKQIDREQMIRIARGE from the coding sequence GTGAGCAGCACCTTCACCGACATCCCGTTCCGCATCGCCGTGATTGGCTCCGGCCCGGCCGGCGTGTATGCGGCGGAGACGTTCAACAAAACACCACACGTCAAAAAGGGACGCCTGAAAATCGAGGTTGATATTTTCGACGCGCTCCCCACGCCGTTTGGCCTCATTCGCTACGGGGTCGCGCCCGACCACCCGCGCATTAAGGGCATCACCACTGCGCTCCACCGCATCCTCAACCGTCGCGACATGCGCTTCTTCGGCAACGTCGCCTTCGGGAAGGACCTGAGCCTCGAAGACCTGCGTGAGCGCTACGACGCGATCATCTTCGCCACCGGCGCACTCAAGGACGCCCAACTCGACATTCCCGGGATCGACCTCGAGGGCAGCTTCGGCGCTGCCGATTTCGTCGCGTGGTACGACTCGAACCCTGACTACCCGCGCGAGTGGAACCTCGATGCCGAATCCGTCGCGGTGATCGGCAACGGCAACGTTGCGCTCGACGTCTCGCGCATGCTCGTCAAAAGTGCCGACGAGCTCCTCGCGACCGAGATCGCCGACAACGTCTACGAAGGCCTCACGGCCTCACGGGTCACCGACGTGCACGTCTTTGGCCGCCGCGGCCCCGCCCAGGCGAAATTCTCCCCGCTCGAGACCCGCGAGCTCGCTCATCCGAAGGGCGTGCAGGTCGTTCTGGACGAGCGCGACTTTGCCCAGATCAGCGACGAGGAATGGGAGCGCATCCGGGCCGACAAGCGCATCGATCAGGTCGTCAGCACGTTCGAGGGCTGGCTCGAGGAGCAGAAGAAGCGCGAGGAGAGCGGCGCTGAGCCCACCGACCGCGACGGTGGCGAGGTCAAGCGTCGGCTCCACCTTCATTTCTGGCACCGTCCCGTGGAGGTGCTCGGTGAGGATGGCCGCGTGACCGGCATGAGGTTTGAGCGCACGCGCCTCACGGCGGACGGCTCGCTCGAAGGCACGGGCGAGATGGTCGAGTACGACGTTCAGCAGGTCTACCGTGCCGTGGGCTATTTCGGCTCGGAGTTGCCCGGGGTTCCCTACGACCCGGTGCGCGGCGTGATCCACAACGACGAAGGCCGCGTCACGACGGCCGAGGGCGAGGCCGTGCCCGCATGCTATGCAAATGGTTGGATCAAGCGCGGCCCCGTGGGCCTCATCGGTGCCACGAAATCCGACGCGATCGAAACCGTGACCCACATGATCGAGGACATCGAGGGCGGCGTGCTCGAACCCTGCCCGGACCGCGACCCCAACTCCATAGTGCACCTGCTCGACGAGCGCGGCATCCGCTATGTCGACTGGGACGGGTGGCTGCGCCTGCACGACCACGAAATTCAGGAGGGGGCGAAGCGGCAGGATTCCGACGGCAGCCCCCGACCATCGCTCAAGCAGATCGACCGCGAGCAGATGATTCGGATCGCACGAGGCGAATAG
- a CDS encoding AIM24 family protein, translating into MRSELFSPEHQEVQTNDRWALQSKRMLRCRLDPGAPEIVSSAGAMVAYQGEMKFKYQGSGGGMKLVKKLATGEGANMMRTTGNGEIFFAKNGSQIFLIQLEGEALSLNTSKMLAFDSSIEWDIKMIGGGLGAGLVAGGFTNLFLQGHGMVAITSHGEPLLLDCSQQPTYVDPQAVVCWSANLQPQIKNDFNAGALIGRGSGEAFQLAFHGPGFVVVQPAEY; encoded by the coding sequence ATGAGATCTGAACTCTTTTCACCAGAACACCAGGAAGTCCAAACCAACGACCGCTGGGCCCTCCAGTCCAAGCGAATGCTGCGCTGCCGCCTCGATCCCGGCGCACCCGAAATCGTCTCCTCCGCCGGGGCCATGGTTGCCTACCAGGGCGAGATGAAGTTCAAGTACCAGGGCTCGGGCGGCGGCATGAAGCTCGTCAAGAAGCTGGCCACAGGTGAGGGCGCCAACATGATGCGCACCACCGGCAACGGCGAAATCTTCTTCGCCAAGAATGGCTCGCAGATCTTCCTCATCCAGCTCGAAGGCGAAGCCCTCTCTCTCAACACCTCGAAGATGCTCGCTTTCGACTCGAGCATCGAGTGGGACATCAAGATGATCGGCGGCGGCCTCGGCGCGGGTCTCGTCGCGGGCGGCTTCACGAACCTGTTCCTCCAGGGACACGGCATGGTCGCGATCACCTCGCACGGCGAGCCACTTCTGCTCGACTGCTCGCAGCAGCCCACGTACGTGGATCCGCAGGCCGTCGTGTGCTGGTCGGCGAACCTCCAGCCGCAGATCAAGAACGACTTTAACGCCGGTGCACTTATTGGCCGCGGCTCGGGCGAAGCTTTCCAGCTCGCTTTCCACGGCCCCGGCTTTGTGGTGGTGCAGCCGGCCGAGTACTAA